Genomic window (Candidatus Nitrosocosmicus franklandus):
GTTATTTTACGCAAAGGCAATTTTATTTCTCTGCCAATGTCAATATCTTTTGATAATAATGTGACGGAGGTAACCCATGGCAGCTTTTTGTGAGTATTGTTAGATTGAACATGAATCGTTAACCTGAAAATAGATATAATGAATCAATTACACAATATAACGATGAAAATCTTAGTTCCTGTTGATGGATCGGACCAATCAATCAAAGCATTAGAATATGCTATATATCTGCTCAAACTTACAGGAGCAAATTCTAATTCCTCAAAAAATGAAAAAGACTTTAACAAAATAATAATTGTAAATGTATTGCCGCATTTTCATGTGCCACTGGGGTTTGAAAAGCCAATGAAGTCGATGAAAACAGGAAAAACAATTTCTTTATCTGAATACATCACAGAAATGAACGAGATGCTAAAGAATGAGTGGATAGAAAGACTATCTGAAATTGAAAAGAAATATGCGGATTCGGGTATTTCCATTCAAACACAATTACTTGAAGGTAGTCACTCAAGTAGGACAATTGCAGATAGTATTGTAAAATTTTCAAATCAAGAGCAAGCAGATCTTATTGTTGTGGGTAATGTAGGATTGGGAGGTATATCAAAAATCAAAGCATTAGGCAGTGTTTCAAGGAATTTAGTAGAAATTTCAAATCGTCCTGTATTAGTAGTTCATTGATATTCGTACTTTCAACTATACAGTAACTATAAAATATTGAGATCTTTTCCTATCTGCTACTACAATGCTTTTAATTGTTTCATAAATATGAAAAGAAATGACGCATAATACAAATTACTCCATCTTCAGTTAGTTGTGGCTTTAACTAAAGTAAAATTATAACTTAAAATGCTATTCGTAAAATAGGTAACAATAAAAAAGTCAGTTATGCAGCTGGAAGACGAGAATTGTCTGTCAACTTTCATTTTTTTGTAGAATGTGTATTTTGAGGGCAAGCAAGTGCATTAGGGCGTAAACGAAAGGTATACAGAATACTGCCCCCACCACCACCGATACTAAAAACGACTGACAAGTTTTATTTAAACTATGTAACAATCAGCTAATAGCAATAGACGTGGTCATAAATGAAAACAGAAACCCGCAGAGTTCTTCAGTTTGAATGACTCAGACAGAATATCAGGCGGGATCTATTTTATATCATTTGAAATTCCTTGAATCAATCGAGATTCTGAAACTAACATCATTAGCACAGTATCTGATGGTGCAAAAAGAGTAATTATTGATATGGTGAAGGTTCTATAACTCTACTAACTATTTCATCTGCTGTTGCTAAGGGAGCCTCTGAAATGTTTGGATCGGGTCAACCAATTAAAATACAGAAGTGATTGTTTCTAGAATATAGAGCATCATAGTAACAATTATCTATACCATAATAACAGGTATTGTAACTAACCGATCCGATCATTGTAATCACTGTATGTACATACTTAGCAAAGTCCCAACTATGTAAGATACTATAGCTGCAATACCTCCTATTATCAAAGTAATAAAGCCTGATCTTATAGAGGGTTTACCTACTACTTTTCCAGAGATAATCCCTATGGAAAAAAAAGCTAGAGCAGTAAAGACCGATGAGTAGGCAAATACGGTTTGAGAAGACAGGCCCGACGATGATGAATCGTTTATGAAAAGTGCAAAGATGAATGGTAGAAGTGGGATTAGACCTACTAAATTAAATGCGACAAATGTCGTAATTGCTTTGAAAATAGGATTTACATTCTCCTTATCTGTTACACCAGTCTTTTCTTTCAATAATATATCTGTCCAAATTTTTCGATTAGAAATTAGGACATTTGTCACTTTTTCTAGTAACTCATCTTTAAAACCT
Coding sequences:
- a CDS encoding universal stress protein encodes the protein MKILVPVDGSDQSIKALEYAIYLLKLTGANSNSSKNEKDFNKIIIVNVLPHFHVPLGFEKPMKSMKTGKTISLSEYITEMNEMLKNEWIERLSEIEKKYADSGISIQTQLLEGSHSSRTIADSIVKFSNQEQADLIVVGNVGLGGISKIKALGSVSRNLVEISNRPVLVVH
- a CDS encoding VIT1/CCC1 transporter family protein, whose product is MKWTIEDFVYGATDGAVTTFAIVAGVVGASLSPSIVIILGFANLFADGFAMAVGNYLSTRSKLEYEERERKRQSKEIEDFPERKISEIKNIYAEKGFKDELLEKVTNVLISNRKIWTDILLKEKTGVTDKENVNPIFKAITTFVAFNLVGLIPLLPFIFALFINDSSSSGLSSQTVFAYSSVFTALAFFSIGIISGKVVGKPSIRSGFITLIIGGIAAIVSYIVGTLLSMYIQ